In Pleurodeles waltl isolate 20211129_DDA chromosome 5, aPleWal1.hap1.20221129, whole genome shotgun sequence, one genomic interval encodes:
- the LOC138295552 gene encoding uncharacterized protein — MFKRKAVTSAESSASPQRKKCCLVFKEEWMKEIVETETQKSRSKVRVQLGELFLYNPEVGLICKVCAEAKIAGDISTGKKWSDGWKLDYLKRHLCSKVHESALVTLRNKSAAARLGSGVRTMLTETASDRANRLEVVERQRSLPEEIKILINSVLLAVKINTSMLSVQDIHDHIALYVKIPDSWRSKNYAFEFLEAINSVIRSDFMAELRSARYHTLIIDVSTDISVTKLLILYFKIRFVTSTEHKTVFGGIV; from the coding sequence atgttcaagcgcaaagctgtgacttctgcagagagcagtgcttcaccacaaaggaagaaatgctgtcttgtgttcaaagaggaatggatgaaagaaattgtggagaccgAGACACAGAAGTCACGAAGCAAGGTtcgcgtacaactgggagagctatttctatacaatccagaagtaggcctgatttgcaaagtatgtgcagaagcaaagatcgcaggggacatttctactgggaagaaatggagtgatggctggaagctggactacttgaaacgccatctatgtagcaaagttcatgaatctgctttggtgaccctaagaaataaaagtgcagctgccaggctgggttctggagtgcgcaccatgctgacagaaaccgccagtgacagagcaaacagactagaagtggttgaacggcaaagatctcTGCCTGAGGAGATTAAGATTCTCATCAACagtgtgttgctagcagtcaaaataaacacttcaatgttatctgttcaagacatccatgaccacatcgcattgtatgtgaagataccagacagctggagaagcaagaactatgcctttgagtttttggaggccatcaacagcgtgatacgctctgacttcatggcagaactgcgcagtgctcggtatcacacattgataattgatgtgagcacagatatttcagttacaaaattgctcatcctctacttcaaaatCCGatttgtaacatcaacagagcacaaaacagtgtttgggggaattgtatgA